In a genomic window of Leisingera caerulea DSM 24564:
- a CDS encoding GcvT family protein: MSDFPSKARVVIIGGGVIGCSSLYHLAKKGWTDCVLLEKNELTAGSTWHAAGNVPTFSTSWSIMNMQRYSTELYSRLGEEVDYPMNYHQTGSIRLAHTKERMQEFERACSMGRYQGIGMEIWTPEQAKENYPFLETHDLEGVLWDPSDGDIDPAQVTQALAKGARDMGARIIRFCPATGVTQKEDKTWIVHTDKGDIECDYVVNAAGYYAQRVGEWFKEYGGRTVPMMVMSHQYLLTEQIPEVEAWSKEHGKKLPLIRDVDVSYYLRQEKNGYNLGPYEPNCKGHWMTEEDQMPDDFSFQLWSDDLDRIEDIVTDAMERVPLMASSGVSSVINGPIPYAPDGLPLIGPMPGVDNAFEACVFTFGIAQGGGAGKVLAEWIVDGQTEWDMWSVDPRRYTDYTDQDYCDQKGMEVYGNEYAMHFPHHEWPAARGKKVSQVHDRIIGLGGQMGAYNGWERANWFAKDGDDTSEEATHTWGRSGPWQQRIKEECEAVRDSVGVLDLPGFSRFNLDGEGAAEFLRGMITGGLPKAGRMNLVYFSDDRGRILTEMSCIRHGEDHFTMITAGSAQWHDFEILRKALPEGLTLTDRTTDFATMIVTGPKSRELLAGISDADLSLGWLTHQEATVAGKPAFLARVSYAGELGWEVHCANQHQPEIYEALLAGGAKPFGMYALNSLRIEKGYRTWKGDLSTDYSLLEGGLERFVKLDKPQDFPGKAAIQAEKQQGVKKSFVTLIVEAGDADAPYMSCIWKDGEIVGETTSGDWGYRVNASIALGMVRADLAVPGTELEVEIYGEKCRAVVQKDEPLWDPANERLRA; encoded by the coding sequence ATGTCTGATTTTCCATCCAAGGCCCGTGTGGTCATCATCGGCGGCGGCGTCATCGGCTGCTCGTCGCTTTATCATCTGGCCAAGAAGGGCTGGACCGATTGCGTGCTCTTGGAAAAGAACGAGCTGACGGCCGGCTCGACCTGGCACGCCGCGGGCAACGTCCCGACCTTCTCGACCTCCTGGTCGATCATGAACATGCAGCGCTATTCGACCGAGCTCTATTCGCGCCTTGGCGAGGAGGTCGACTATCCGATGAACTATCACCAGACCGGTTCGATCCGCCTGGCGCACACCAAGGAGCGGATGCAGGAGTTCGAGCGCGCCTGCTCCATGGGCCGTTACCAGGGCATCGGGATGGAAATCTGGACCCCGGAGCAAGCCAAGGAAAACTATCCGTTCCTGGAAACCCATGATCTGGAAGGTGTGCTGTGGGATCCGTCGGATGGCGACATCGACCCGGCGCAGGTGACACAGGCACTGGCCAAGGGCGCCCGTGACATGGGCGCGAGGATCATCCGCTTCTGCCCGGCCACTGGTGTGACGCAGAAGGAAGACAAAACCTGGATCGTGCACACTGACAAGGGCGACATCGAATGCGATTATGTGGTGAACGCCGCCGGCTATTATGCTCAGCGTGTGGGTGAGTGGTTCAAGGAGTACGGCGGCCGCACTGTGCCGATGATGGTGATGAGCCACCAGTACCTGCTGACTGAGCAAATCCCTGAAGTGGAAGCCTGGAGTAAGGAGCACGGAAAAAAGCTGCCGCTGATCCGCGACGTGGATGTCTCCTATTACCTGCGTCAGGAGAAAAACGGTTACAACCTCGGCCCCTACGAACCGAACTGCAAAGGCCACTGGATGACCGAGGAGGACCAGATGCCGGACGATTTCTCGTTCCAGCTGTGGTCGGACGATCTGGACCGGATCGAGGACATCGTGACCGATGCGATGGAGCGGGTGCCGCTGATGGCCTCATCGGGTGTGTCCAGCGTGATCAACGGCCCGATCCCCTATGCGCCCGACGGTTTGCCGCTGATCGGCCCGATGCCGGGTGTCGACAACGCGTTTGAGGCTTGCGTTTTCACCTTTGGCATCGCCCAGGGCGGCGGCGCCGGCAAGGTGCTGGCGGAGTGGATCGTTGATGGCCAGACCGAATGGGACATGTGGTCGGTCGATCCGCGCCGCTACACCGACTACACCGATCAGGATTATTGCGACCAGAAAGGCATGGAGGTTTACGGCAACGAATACGCCATGCACTTCCCGCACCACGAATGGCCCGCTGCGCGCGGCAAGAAGGTCAGCCAGGTGCATGACAGGATCATCGGACTGGGCGGCCAGATGGGCGCCTACAACGGCTGGGAGCGCGCCAACTGGTTTGCCAAGGATGGTGATGACACCTCCGAGGAAGCGACCCATACCTGGGGCCGCTCCGGACCGTGGCAGCAGCGGATCAAGGAAGAATGCGAAGCGGTGCGCGACAGCGTCGGCGTGCTGGATCTGCCGGGCTTTTCCCGCTTCAACCTGGACGGCGAGGGCGCAGCCGAGTTTCTGCGCGGCATGATTACCGGCGGTCTGCCCAAGGCGGGGCGGATGAACCTCGTCTACTTCTCTGACGACCGCGGCCGCATCCTGACCGAGATGTCCTGCATCCGTCATGGCGAAGACCACTTCACAATGATCACTGCGGGCTCGGCCCAGTGGCACGACTTCGAGATTCTACGCAAGGCGCTGCCCGAGGGCCTGACCTTGACTGACCGCACCACAGATTTCGCGACCATGATCGTCACGGGCCCGAAATCGCGGGAGCTGCTGGCAGGCATCTCGGATGCTGACCTGTCGCTCGGCTGGCTGACCCATCAGGAAGCCACCGTTGCAGGCAAGCCCGCCTTCCTGGCACGGGTGTCCTATGCGGGCGAACTGGGCTGGGAAGTGCATTGCGCCAACCAGCATCAGCCTGAGATTTACGAGGCCCTGCTGGCGGGCGGCGCCAAGCCGTTTGGCATGTATGCGCTGAATTCCCTGCGTATTGAAAAAGGCTACCGCACCTGGAAGGGCGACCTCAGCACCGATTATTCGCTGCTCGAAGGGGGCCTTGAGCGGTTCGTCAAGCTGGACAAGCCGCAGGACTTCCCGGGCAAGGCCGCGATCCAGGCCGAAAAGCAGCAGGGCGTGAAGAAGTCCTTTGTCACCCTGATTGTCGAGGCCGGCGATGCGGATGCGCCCTACATGTCCTGCATCTGGAAGGACGGGGAGATCGTGGGGGAAACCACCTCCGGCGATTGGGGCTACCGTGTGAATGCCTCCATCGCGCTGGGCATGGTGCGCGCCGATCTGGCGGTGCCGGGCACTGAGCTGGAGGTTGAGATATACGGTGAGAAATGCCGCGCGGTGGTTCAGAAAGACGAACCGTTGTGGGATCCGGCGAACGAACGCCTGCGCGCCTGA
- a CDS encoding homocysteine S-methyltransferase family protein, with the protein MAEITLLDGSIGQEVVKRSGDRATPLWSTSVMIDRPDVVGGIHADYFAAGATIATTNTYAVLRDRLVRAGIEDHFEELLEKAAAQAAAARDAHGSGRIAAALGPLIASYRPDICPPQDEAKQVYAELVTLLEPKADLFLIETVSSLEHAKGALLGCSDTDKPVWLSASVNDEDGTLLRSGEPLSALAQVVGEYQPDAVLLNCSRPEVIGDGLNIVRNFGKPFGAYANGFTRISEGFLKDAPTVDALEQRQDLDPKAYAEFAMGWVAQGATIVGGCCEVGPDHIAELARQLRAAGHRIV; encoded by the coding sequence ATGGCTGAAATCACGCTTCTGGATGGCTCGATCGGGCAGGAGGTTGTCAAGCGCTCCGGTGACAGGGCAACGCCCCTGTGGTCAACCTCGGTGATGATCGACAGGCCGGATGTGGTGGGCGGGATTCACGCCGACTACTTTGCCGCCGGCGCCACCATTGCCACCACAAATACCTATGCCGTGCTGCGTGACCGTCTGGTGCGCGCAGGTATCGAAGACCATTTCGAAGAGCTGCTGGAAAAAGCCGCGGCACAGGCGGCGGCGGCCCGGGATGCGCATGGCTCAGGCCGCATCGCTGCCGCGCTGGGCCCGCTGATTGCTTCCTACCGCCCGGACATTTGCCCGCCGCAGGACGAAGCGAAACAGGTATATGCCGAGCTGGTCACGCTGCTGGAGCCGAAGGCGGATCTCTTCCTGATTGAGACGGTCTCCTCGCTGGAGCATGCCAAAGGCGCGCTTCTGGGCTGTTCTGACACTGATAAGCCCGTCTGGCTGTCCGCTTCCGTCAATGACGAGGATGGCACCCTGCTGCGCTCTGGCGAACCGCTTTCGGCGCTTGCGCAGGTCGTCGGGGAGTACCAGCCCGATGCGGTTCTGCTTAACTGTTCCCGTCCGGAGGTGATCGGCGACGGGCTGAACATCGTGAGGAACTTCGGCAAGCCGTTCGGGGCCTATGCCAATGGCTTTACCCGTATTTCCGAAGGCTTTCTGAAGGATGCGCCGACCGTGGACGCCTTGGAGCAGCGCCAGGATCTGGACCCCAAGGCCTACGCGGAATTTGCGATGGGCTGGGTGGCCCAGGGCGCCACCATCGTCGGCGGCTGCTGTGAAGTCGGCCCGGACCACATTGCCGAACTGGCCCGCCAGCTGCGTGCTGCCGGGCATCGGATCGTCTGA
- a CDS encoding GlxA family transcriptional regulator yields the protein MAIPEKSKAADPARVWTIDIIVTEGFVLVEMSAILEVLRIANRVLAQPPFKWTVRSLQGGRVGCRAGLSLDTEPFAVKPDADYAFFLGNSDPDHPGLSLGRVISSYTCRGIKVYLLAEAAARYIRDQGGASGRLTTHWENSALLRERMGLNDSSHALASEDGMVVTCAGMGSTVDIALELVGRLTSAAAQMTVANIMLHEQVRDFSSLQPFAGAKPTITGDSDLDHCIRIMQDNIEEPVPISEIVAELGISTRSLERKFKTFLGTTPNGFYREMRLSKANNLLLNTTMSVREIGLACGFPNGFSSLYKSFFGITPFALRKRRRLGEDGSENILTAGE from the coding sequence ATGGCAATTCCGGAAAAATCCAAAGCAGCCGACCCTGCCCGGGTCTGGACCATCGACATCATCGTCACCGAAGGCTTTGTCTTGGTCGAAATGTCGGCAATCCTCGAGGTGCTGCGGATCGCCAACCGGGTGCTGGCCCAGCCGCCGTTCAAATGGACGGTGCGCTCGCTGCAGGGCGGACGCGTCGGCTGCCGGGCGGGCCTCAGCCTCGATACCGAACCTTTTGCGGTCAAGCCTGACGCGGATTACGCCTTTTTCCTTGGCAACTCCGACCCGGACCACCCGGGTCTCAGCTTGGGCCGGGTGATTTCCAGCTACACCTGCCGCGGCATCAAGGTCTACCTGCTGGCGGAGGCTGCGGCCCGCTATATCCGCGACCAGGGCGGCGCGTCCGGGCGGCTGACCACCCACTGGGAAAACTCCGCCTTGCTGCGCGAACGCATGGGGCTGAACGATTCCAGCCACGCGCTGGCCAGCGAGGACGGGATGGTGGTGACCTGCGCCGGCATGGGCTCCACTGTCGACATTGCGCTGGAACTCGTCGGGCGGCTGACCTCTGCCGCGGCGCAGATGACCGTGGCCAACATCATGCTGCACGAACAAGTGCGCGACTTCTCCTCGCTGCAGCCCTTCGCCGGCGCCAAGCCGACGATCACCGGCGACAGCGACCTGGACCACTGCATCCGCATCATGCAGGACAACATCGAAGAACCGGTGCCAATCAGCGAAATTGTTGCCGAGCTTGGCATTTCCACCCGCTCGCTGGAGCGCAAGTTCAAGACCTTCCTCGGCACCACTCCCAACGGCTTTTACCGGGAAATGCGCCTGTCCAAGGCCAACAACCTCTTGCTCAACACCACCATGAGCGTGCGGGAAATCGGCCTCGCCTGCGGGTTTCCGAACGGGTTTTCCAGTCTCTACAAAAGCTTCTTCGGCATCACCCCCTTTGCCCTGCGCAAGCGCCGCAGACTGGGCGAGGACGGATCGGAAAATATCCTCACAGCCGGAGAATAG
- a CDS encoding GcvT family protein, translating to MSDLPNKARVVIIGGGVIGCSVAYHLTKLGWKDVVLLERKQLTSGTTWHAAGLIAQLRATANMTKLAKYSQELYGSLETETGVATGFKRCGSITVALSEERKEEIFRQAAMARAFGVEVEEISPEEVKARYEHLNVGDVTAGVWLPKDGQGDPANIALALAKGARQRGALVKERIKVTGISKDGRRVTGVDWASDDGQSQGHIEADMVVNCAGMWGHEVGRMAGVNVPLHACEHFYIVTEGITGLTQMPVLRVPDECAYYKEDAGKILLGAFEPNAKPWAMNGIPDSFEFDQLPEDFDHFEPILEAACNRMPMLAEAGIHTFFNGPESFTPDDAYHLGLAPEMDNFWVAAGFNSIGIQSAGGAGMALAQWMEDGQKPFDLGDVDISRMHPFQGNKHYLFERSKETLGLLYADHFPYRQKATARGVRRTPFHHHLLEQGAVMGEIGGWERANWFANEGQEREYQYSWKRQNWFENSAAEHRAVRENIGMYDMSSFGKIRVEGPDAEKFLNYICGANVSVPAGKIVYTQFLNPRGGIEADVTVTRLSETAYLVVTPAVTRLADQTWMMRHAGDHRVVITDVTAGEGVLAVMGPNARKLLQKVSPNDFSNEVNPFGTAQEIELGMGLARVHRVTYVGELGWEIYVGADMAGHAFETLWEAGQDMGLKLCGMHMMDSCRIEKGFRHFGHDITCEDNVIDAGLGFAVATGKDDFIGKAAVLERKETGPKNRMVQFKLTDPEPLLFHNEPIIRDGEYVGYLSSGNYGHTLGGAIGMGYVPCESESTADVLRSTYEIDVCGVKVRAEASLKPMYDPKSERVKA from the coding sequence ATGAGCGATCTTCCCAACAAGGCCCGCGTGGTCATTATCGGCGGCGGCGTGATCGGCTGCTCGGTGGCCTATCACCTGACCAAGCTCGGCTGGAAAGATGTCGTGCTGCTGGAGCGCAAGCAGCTGACCTCCGGCACCACCTGGCACGCCGCGGGCCTGATCGCCCAGCTGCGCGCCACCGCCAACATGACCAAGCTGGCGAAGTACAGCCAGGAACTTTATGGCTCGCTGGAAACGGAAACCGGTGTCGCCACCGGCTTCAAGCGCTGCGGCTCGATCACCGTTGCCCTGAGCGAAGAGCGCAAGGAAGAGATCTTCCGCCAGGCAGCAATGGCGCGCGCGTTCGGTGTCGAGGTTGAGGAAATCTCCCCCGAGGAAGTCAAAGCCCGCTACGAGCACCTGAATGTGGGCGACGTGACCGCAGGCGTGTGGCTGCCCAAGGACGGGCAGGGCGACCCGGCCAACATCGCGCTGGCCCTGGCCAAAGGCGCCCGCCAGCGCGGCGCATTGGTCAAGGAACGCATCAAGGTCACCGGCATCTCCAAGGACGGCCGCCGCGTCACCGGCGTCGACTGGGCCAGCGATGACGGCCAGTCGCAGGGTCATATCGAGGCCGACATGGTGGTGAACTGCGCGGGTATGTGGGGCCACGAGGTCGGCCGCATGGCGGGCGTCAACGTCCCGCTTCATGCTTGCGAACACTTCTATATCGTCACCGAAGGGATCACGGGCCTCACCCAGATGCCGGTGCTGCGCGTCCCGGATGAATGCGCCTATTACAAGGAAGACGCGGGCAAGATCCTGCTGGGTGCGTTTGAGCCGAACGCCAAGCCCTGGGCGATGAACGGCATTCCCGACAGCTTCGAATTCGATCAGCTGCCCGAGGACTTCGACCATTTCGAGCCGATCCTGGAAGCGGCCTGCAACCGGATGCCGATGCTGGCAGAGGCGGGTATCCACACGTTCTTCAACGGCCCCGAGTCCTTTACCCCGGATGACGCATACCACCTCGGCTTGGCGCCGGAGATGGACAACTTCTGGGTCGCGGCAGGCTTCAACTCGATCGGTATCCAGTCGGCCGGCGGCGCTGGCATGGCCTTGGCGCAGTGGATGGAAGACGGCCAGAAGCCGTTTGACCTCGGTGACGTGGACATCTCCCGCATGCACCCCTTCCAGGGCAACAAGCACTACCTGTTCGAGCGCTCCAAAGAGACTCTGGGCCTCCTCTACGCCGACCACTTCCCCTACCGCCAGAAGGCCACCGCCCGCGGCGTGCGCCGCACTCCGTTCCACCATCACCTGCTGGAGCAGGGCGCTGTGATGGGCGAAATCGGCGGCTGGGAGCGCGCCAACTGGTTTGCCAATGAGGGGCAGGAGCGCGAATACCAGTACAGCTGGAAGCGCCAGAACTGGTTTGAGAACTCCGCCGCCGAACACCGCGCCGTGCGGGAAAATATCGGCATGTACGACATGTCCTCATTCGGCAAGATCCGCGTCGAAGGTCCGGATGCCGAGAAATTCCTGAACTACATCTGCGGTGCCAATGTCTCCGTTCCCGCGGGCAAGATCGTCTACACCCAGTTCCTGAACCCCCGCGGCGGGATCGAGGCGGATGTGACCGTCACCCGCCTGAGCGAGACCGCCTATCTGGTGGTGACCCCGGCAGTGACCCGCTTGGCCGACCAGACCTGGATGATGCGCCACGCGGGCGACCACCGCGTGGTGATCACCGATGTGACCGCAGGCGAGGGCGTGCTGGCGGTGATGGGGCCGAATGCGCGCAAGCTGCTGCAGAAGGTCTCGCCAAACGACTTCTCCAACGAGGTGAACCCCTTTGGCACCGCGCAAGAGATCGAACTGGGCATGGGTCTCGCCCGTGTGCACCGGGTGACCTACGTGGGTGAACTGGGCTGGGAGATCTATGTCGGCGCCGACATGGCGGGCCACGCTTTCGAAACCTTGTGGGAAGCGGGCCAGGACATGGGCCTCAAGCTCTGCGGCATGCACATGATGGACAGCTGCAGGATCGAGAAGGGGTTCCGCCACTTCGGCCACGACATCACCTGCGAGGACAATGTGATCGACGCGGGCCTGGGCTTTGCGGTTGCCACCGGCAAGGACGATTTCATCGGCAAAGCTGCGGTGCTGGAACGCAAGGAAACCGGTCCCAAAAACCGCATGGTCCAGTTCAAGCTGACCGACCCCGAGCCGCTCTTGTTCCATAATGAGCCGATCATCCGCGACGGCGAATACGTGGGCTACCTCAGCTCCGGCAACTACGGCCACACGCTGGGCGGTGCCATCGGCATGGGTTATGTGCCGTGCGAAAGCGAAAGCACCGCGGATGTTCTGCGCTCCACCTACGAGATCGACGTCTGCGGGGTGAAGGTGAGGGCCGAGGCCTCGCTGAAGCCGATGTACGATCCGAAATCGGAGCGGGTGAAGGCCTAA
- the dnaN gene encoding DNA polymerase III subunit beta: MKISIERGTLLKAVAQAQSVVERRNTIPILANVLIEAEGDSVQFRATDLDIEVVDKAPAQVERAGATTVAATTLHEIVRKLPDGALVTLTADAATGRLTVEAGRSNFSLATLPREDFPVMASSEYHSNFAAKAAVLRRLFDKSKFAISTEETRYYLNGVYLHVSSGDGGKVLRAVATDGHRLARIDAELPLGAEDMPGVIVPRKTVGELRKLLDDDDMDIAVSVSETKVRFATPNITLTSKVIDGTFPDYTRVIPAGNTRRLEVDAAEFAQAVDRVATVSSERSRAVKLQLEEDRLILSVNAPDSGAAEEELAVAYNDERLEIGFNAKYLLEIANQVDRENAVFMFNSSGDPTLMREGNDESAVYVVMPMRV, translated from the coding sequence ATGAAGATCAGCATCGAACGCGGCACGCTTCTCAAGGCTGTGGCTCAGGCGCAGTCTGTGGTCGAGCGCCGCAACACCATTCCGATCCTGGCGAATGTGCTGATCGAAGCCGAGGGCGACAGCGTCCAGTTCCGCGCCACCGATCTGGATATCGAGGTGGTCGACAAAGCCCCCGCCCAGGTGGAGCGCGCCGGGGCCACCACCGTCGCCGCCACCACCTTGCACGAGATCGTCCGCAAGCTGCCCGACGGCGCGCTGGTCACCCTGACCGCTGATGCCGCAACCGGGCGTCTGACCGTTGAGGCCGGGCGCTCCAACTTCTCGCTGGCGACCCTGCCGCGCGAGGATTTCCCGGTGATGGCCTCGTCCGAGTACCACTCGAACTTCGCCGCTAAGGCCGCGGTGCTGCGCCGCCTGTTTGACAAGTCGAAATTCGCGATCTCTACCGAGGAGACCCGCTATTACCTGAACGGTGTCTATCTGCATGTGTCATCGGGCGATGGCGGCAAAGTTCTGCGCGCCGTGGCCACCGACGGCCACCGCCTGGCCCGCATCGACGCCGAGCTGCCGCTGGGGGCTGAGGACATGCCGGGCGTGATTGTGCCGCGCAAGACCGTTGGCGAGCTGCGTAAGCTGCTGGATGATGATGACATGGACATCGCCGTGTCTGTCTCGGAAACCAAGGTGCGCTTTGCCACCCCGAACATCACCCTGACCTCCAAGGTGATCGACGGAACCTTCCCCGACTACACCCGCGTGATCCCGGCCGGCAACACCCGCCGCCTGGAAGTGGACGCCGCCGAGTTCGCCCAAGCCGTTGACCGGGTTGCGACCGTGTCCTCCGAACGCTCCCGTGCGGTGAAGCTGCAGCTGGAAGAGGACCGGCTGATCCTGTCGGTCAATGCGCCCGACAGCGGTGCCGCCGAGGAAGAGCTGGCGGTTGCCTATAACGACGAGCGGCTGGAAATCGGCTTTAACGCCAAATACCTGCTGGAGATCGCCAACCAGGTGGACCGCGAAAACGCCGTGTTCATGTTCAACTCCTCCGGGGATCCGACCCTGATGCGCGAAGGCAACGACGAAAGCGCCGTTTACGTCGTGATGCCGATGCGGGTCTGA
- the recF gene encoding DNA replication/repair protein RecF (All proteins in this family for which functions are known are DNA-binding proteins that assist the filamentation of RecA onto DNA for the initiation of recombination or recombinational repair.), translating into MLALTALTLSHFRSHLRAELRLDGRPVAIYGDNGAGKTNILEAVSLFSPGRGLRRASAAEMARQPEALGWKLRGELRAPSQAYEVETWSEGGTARQVKIDNKSASQLALGQVARVVWLIPAMDRLWIEAAEGRRRFLDRIALSFEPGHAEASLAYEKAMRERNRLLKEQVRDAAWYRVLEDRMAAAGHRIHAARVQAVDLLQVAQAEAETAFPAAELELLQSEGSMPATEDDFREALQESRFRDLAAGRTLVGPHRTDLIGTYRAKGIPAKDCSTGEQKALLVSLILANARALAQREGAPPILLLDEVAAHLDAGRRAALYDEICALGTQAWMTGTGPELFAELEGRAQVLEVSDSGGTSEVLQK; encoded by the coding sequence GTGCTGGCCCTGACTGCCTTGACCCTGTCCCATTTCCGCTCGCATTTGCGGGCGGAATTGCGTTTGGACGGGCGTCCGGTGGCGATCTACGGGGACAACGGGGCGGGCAAGACCAACATCCTGGAGGCGGTGTCGCTGTTTTCGCCGGGCCGCGGTTTGCGCCGCGCCAGCGCTGCGGAGATGGCGCGCCAGCCCGAAGCGCTGGGCTGGAAACTGAGGGGAGAGCTGCGGGCGCCTTCGCAGGCTTATGAAGTCGAAACCTGGTCCGAGGGCGGCACCGCCCGGCAGGTGAAGATCGACAACAAATCCGCCAGCCAGCTGGCGCTGGGTCAGGTGGCGCGGGTGGTCTGGCTGATCCCGGCGATGGACCGGCTGTGGATCGAGGCGGCGGAAGGGCGGCGGCGGTTCCTAGACCGGATCGCGCTGAGTTTCGAGCCCGGCCATGCCGAGGCCTCGCTGGCCTATGAGAAAGCGATGCGCGAGCGCAACCGGCTGTTGAAGGAGCAGGTGCGCGATGCGGCCTGGTACCGGGTGCTGGAGGACCGCATGGCCGCCGCCGGGCACCGGATCCACGCCGCGCGGGTGCAGGCGGTGGATCTGCTGCAAGTGGCGCAGGCTGAGGCGGAAACCGCCTTTCCCGCGGCTGAGCTGGAATTGCTGCAGTCCGAAGGCAGCATGCCTGCGACAGAAGATGATTTCCGCGAGGCGCTGCAGGAAAGCCGGTTCCGGGATCTCGCGGCAGGCCGCACCCTGGTGGGGCCGCACCGCACCGACCTGATCGGCACTTACCGGGCCAAGGGCATCCCGGCCAAGGATTGCTCCACCGGCGAGCAAAAGGCGCTGCTGGTGTCCTTGATCCTGGCCAATGCAAGGGCGCTGGCGCAGCGCGAGGGCGCGCCGCCGATCCTGCTGCTGGACGAGGTGGCCGCGCATCTGGATGCAGGCCGCCGGGCCGCGCTGTATGACGAGATCTGCGCGCTGGGCACCCAGGCCTGGATGACCGGCACCGGGCCGGAGCTGTTTGCCGAACTGGAGGGCCGTGCCCAAGTGCTGGAAGTCTCGGACAGCGGCGGCACGTCGGAGGTTTTGCAAAAATGA
- a CDS encoding LysE family translocator — MTVSAWDLTLYAGALLILFLTPGPVWLALMARSVSGGFQAAWPLALGVACGDILWPLIAVAGMSWVVSEFTGIMTVLRWVACLMFLGMGYLLIRHAGDAVEENRALTRPGIWAGFMAGIAAILGNPKAILFYMGVLPGFFDLSGTSWPDVAAIVALSFVIPLTGNLALAGMVHRVRRAITSARIRRRINLVSGGLLIGVGLVIPFT, encoded by the coding sequence ATGACTGTCTCTGCCTGGGATCTGACCCTCTATGCGGGGGCGCTGCTGATCCTGTTCTTGACCCCTGGCCCGGTTTGGTTGGCGCTGATGGCGCGGTCGGTCTCGGGCGGATTTCAAGCGGCCTGGCCGCTGGCGCTGGGCGTGGCTTGCGGCGATATCCTGTGGCCGCTGATCGCCGTTGCGGGCATGTCCTGGGTGGTGTCCGAGTTCACCGGCATCATGACCGTTTTGCGCTGGGTGGCCTGCCTGATGTTTCTCGGCATGGGGTATCTGCTGATCCGCCATGCCGGCGACGCAGTGGAGGAAAACCGGGCCCTGACCCGCCCAGGGATCTGGGCCGGGTTCATGGCCGGGATTGCCGCGATCCTGGGAAACCCCAAGGCGATCCTGTTCTATATGGGCGTTCTGCCGGGGTTCTTTGACCTGTCGGGCACCTCCTGGCCGGATGTGGCCGCCATCGTGGCGCTGTCCTTTGTGATCCCGCTGACCGGCAACCTGGCGCTGGCGGGCATGGTGCACCGGGTGCGGCGTGCAATCACCTCGGCGCGGATCCGGCGGCGCATCAACCTGGTGTCGGGCGGGCTGCTGATCGGTGTGGGGCTGGTGATCCCCTTCACCTGA
- a CDS encoding TetR/AcrR family transcriptional regulator: MTRAPQKRRLETRARLLEVAAAIVQEQGYSGLRVEDVVARAGVAKGTLFSHFKDKDGLLAVLIGEEVTRLLDAMEAGGTPSDVAALTARLAPHLDYVAQDRVIFDLLLRYSGTTAAEPDEVVAASFIRQVTLLTGWLQTLQAAGKARKDQPPELLAEGIQGFLNHVLGVWFCAEHANDASPAQALAPYLQAWLQPPG; this comes from the coding sequence ATGACACGCGCCCCTCAGAAACGGCGGCTGGAAACCCGGGCAAGGCTGCTGGAAGTGGCGGCCGCCATCGTGCAGGAGCAAGGCTACAGCGGATTGCGGGTGGAGGATGTGGTGGCCCGCGCCGGCGTGGCCAAGGGCACCCTGTTCTCCCACTTCAAGGACAAGGACGGGCTGCTGGCGGTGCTGATCGGAGAAGAGGTGACGCGCCTGCTGGACGCAATGGAAGCCGGCGGCACCCCTTCGGACGTTGCCGCCCTCACCGCCCGGCTGGCTCCGCATCTCGATTACGTTGCGCAGGACCGCGTGATCTTTGATCTGCTGCTGCGCTATTCAGGCACCACGGCAGCGGAACCGGACGAAGTGGTGGCGGCAAGCTTTATCCGCCAAGTAACCTTGCTGACAGGCTGGCTGCAAACGCTGCAGGCAGCGGGCAAGGCCCGCAAGGACCAGCCGCCGGAACTGCTGGCAGAAGGCATCCAGGGCTTTCTCAACCATGTGCTGGGGGTGTGGTTTTGCGCCGAGCACGCGAATGACGCTTCGCCCGCCCAGGCGCTTGCACCCTATCTGCAGGCCTGGCTGCAGCCGCCCGGGTAG